From Streptomyces zhihengii, the proteins below share one genomic window:
- a CDS encoding fumarate reductase/succinate dehydrogenase flavoprotein subunit: protein MTQLERQQWDVVIVGAGGAGLRAAIEARERGARTAVVCKSLFGKAHTVMAEGGIAASMGNVNDHDSWQVHFRDTMRGGKFLNQWRMAELHAREAPDRVWELETWGALFDRTADGRISQRNFGGHEYPRLAHVGDRTGLELIRTLQQKIVSLQQEDRDAYGDPEARLKVFQECTVTRILKDPAPGRDGAVAGTFCYERETGRFFVLEAPAVVLATGGIGKSFKVTSNSWEYTGDGHALALLAGAPLLNMEFVQFHPTGMVWPPSVKGILVTESVRGDGGVLRNSEGRRFMFDYVPDVFKEKYAESEEEGDRWYEDPDANRRPPELLPRDEVARAINAEVKAGRGSPHGGVFLDVSTRMPAETVRRRLPSMYHQFKELADVDITAEPMEVGPTCHYVMGGIAVDSDTAAAAGVPGLFAAGEVAGGMHGSNRLGGNSLSDLLVFGRRAGLHAAALAAAHPDRPSVDEAEVAAAAAEALAPFGAATGTEGAPENPYTLHQELQQTMNDLVGIIRRAGEVEQALERLAVLRERAARAGVEGHRQFNPGWHLALDLRNMLLVSECVARSALERTESRGGHTREDRPAMERAWRRVNLLCRLAPSTAAPGGGAVVLDRRETEPIRPDLLALFEKEELVKYLAEEELAT, encoded by the coding sequence ATGACACAGCTCGAACGTCAGCAGTGGGACGTGGTCATCGTGGGCGCGGGCGGCGCCGGACTGCGCGCCGCGATCGAGGCGCGCGAGCGGGGCGCGCGCACCGCGGTGGTGTGCAAGTCCCTCTTCGGCAAGGCCCACACCGTGATGGCCGAGGGCGGCATCGCCGCCTCCATGGGCAACGTCAACGACCACGACTCCTGGCAGGTCCACTTCCGCGACACCATGCGCGGCGGGAAGTTCCTCAACCAGTGGCGGATGGCCGAGCTGCACGCCCGGGAGGCGCCGGACCGGGTGTGGGAGCTGGAGACCTGGGGCGCGCTCTTCGACCGGACCGCGGACGGGCGGATCTCCCAGCGGAACTTCGGCGGCCACGAGTACCCGCGCCTCGCCCACGTCGGCGACCGGACGGGGCTGGAGCTGATCCGCACCCTCCAGCAGAAGATCGTCTCCCTCCAGCAGGAGGACCGCGACGCGTACGGCGACCCCGAGGCGCGGCTGAAGGTCTTCCAGGAGTGCACGGTCACCCGGATCCTCAAGGACCCGGCGCCAGGGCGGGACGGGGCGGTGGCCGGGACGTTCTGCTACGAGCGCGAGACCGGCCGCTTCTTCGTCCTGGAGGCGCCCGCCGTGGTCCTGGCCACCGGCGGCATCGGCAAGTCCTTCAAGGTGACCTCCAACTCCTGGGAGTACACCGGCGACGGCCACGCGCTGGCGCTGCTCGCGGGCGCGCCGCTGCTCAACATGGAGTTCGTGCAGTTCCACCCCACGGGGATGGTCTGGCCGCCGTCCGTGAAGGGGATCCTCGTCACCGAGTCGGTGCGCGGCGACGGCGGGGTGCTGCGCAACTCCGAGGGCCGCCGCTTCATGTTCGACTACGTCCCGGACGTCTTCAAGGAGAAGTACGCCGAGTCCGAGGAGGAGGGCGACCGCTGGTACGAGGACCCCGACGCCAACCGGCGCCCGCCCGAGCTGCTCCCCCGCGACGAGGTCGCCCGCGCGATCAACGCGGAGGTCAAGGCCGGCCGGGGCTCCCCGCACGGCGGGGTCTTCCTGGACGTCTCCACCCGGATGCCGGCCGAGACGGTCCGCCGGCGGCTGCCGTCCATGTACCACCAGTTCAAGGAGCTCGCGGACGTCGACATCACCGCCGAGCCCATGGAGGTCGGGCCGACCTGCCACTACGTGATGGGCGGTATAGCCGTCGACTCGGACACCGCGGCGGCCGCCGGGGTACCGGGCCTGTTCGCCGCCGGCGAGGTGGCGGGCGGGATGCACGGCTCCAACCGCCTCGGCGGGAACTCCCTCTCCGACCTGCTCGTCTTCGGCCGCCGGGCCGGTCTGCACGCCGCCGCACTCGCCGCGGCGCACCCGGACCGGCCGTCGGTGGACGAGGCGGAGGTGGCGGCGGCCGCCGCCGAGGCGCTGGCCCCCTTCGGCGCCGCGACCGGCACCGAGGGCGCCCCGGAGAACCCGTACACCCTCCACCAGGAGCTCCAGCAGACGATGAACGACCTGGTGGGGATCATCCGGCGGGCCGGTGAGGTGGAGCAGGCCCTCGAACGGCTGGCGGTGCTGCGCGAACGGGCCGCCCGGGCCGGGGTCGAGGGGCACCGCCAGTTCAACCCCGGCTGGCACCTCGCCCTGGACCTGCGCAACATGCTGCTGGTCAGCGAGTGCGTCGCCCGCTCCGCGCTGGAGCGCACCGAGAGCCGCGGCGGCCACACCCGTGAGGACCGCCCCGCCATGGAGCGGGCCTGGCGCCGGGTGAACCTGCTCTGCCGCCTCGCCCCCTCGACGGCCGCCCCCGGCGGGGGC